DNA sequence from the Asticcacaulis sp. AND118 genome:
CAGGCGGCAGGTGCGTTCTGTCAGGCCTAGCGCACTCAGCGCCGCGTCGGTCAGGCGGCCCGGCTTGCCCTGAAAGGCCTCCAGCGCGTCGTCTTCTTCGGCATCGGGCACGTCGCCGATGATCAAAAGATCGGCAGGGACGGCGCCGCGCCCCCTGATCACGCCCTTGCCGCCTTCGTAGCGCAGGGGGATGTCAGGAAAGGCCTCCAGCGCCGCATAGAGGGCATCGATCGTGGTGGCGGTGTTGGCCACGGCGGTGGCTGAGGCGACAGCCAGATCGAGGTCGAAATGGCGCAGCGACTCCGGTCTCAGCGCATTGACGCGCACCGAGGTGGGCAGTGGCGTGACCGTCGCCTGGGCGTTTTGCGCCGCAGGGGTTGCAGAACGCGATTTATTTTCCGCCAAAAGACGATTAATAGGCTCGTCAAGATAGACGTCGTCCAGCTCATGGTCGTTGAGAAAGCTGAGATAGCTCTCCAGTTCCCTGATCGTTTGGGGATTCGGCATGAACGGATGTCTTCGAGAAAAATGATCGGCGGGGTCTTTACAGTCTTTACGGAAACTGTGCCACAAGATCAAACCGACACCGAGAGATAATAGAGAAGAGTAAAAAAATGGCGGACGCACCCGAACGGGAATCGATGGAATACGACGTCGTCATCGTCGGCGGCGGGCCGGCGGGCCTGGCGGCGGCCATCCGCCTGAAACAGAAGGCGCAGGCCGAAGGCGGCGACGTTTCGGTGGCCCTGCTGGAGAAGGGCTCCGAGATCGGCGCGCATATCCTGTCGGGCGCGGTGATCGATCCGTCGGGTCTGACGCAACTATTCCCGAATTGGAAGGACACGAAGCCTGAAGAGGGGGGCGCACCGCTGGAAACCGCGGTGACCGAGGATCGCTTCGTCTATCTGGGGCCGCAGGGCGCGCTCGACATCTCCTTCCTGCCCATGCCGTCGTACATGAAGAATCACGGCTGCTACATTGGGTCTCTTGGCAATCTGACGCGCTGGATGGCCGAACAGGCCGAGGCGCTGGGCGTCGAAATCTACCCCGGCATGGCCTGTTCCGAGGTGCTCTACGATGAGGCCGGTGCGGTTGCCGGCGTCGTGGCCGGCGTGTTCGGTCTCGACCGCGAAGGCCAGCCCAAGGGCGATTATCAGCCGGGTCTGGAACTGCGCGCCAAATACACGTTTCTGGCCGAAGGCGTGCGCGGTTCGCTGTCGCAGCAGGTCATCAAACGCTTCGAACTGGATAAGGACAGCGACGTTCAGAAGTACGGCATCGGCATCAAGGAACTGTGGAAGGTCCCGAAGGACAAGCACAGGCCGGGCTTCGTGCAGCACACGCTGGGCTGGCCGCTGGACGACAAGACCGGCGGCGGGTCGTTCATGTACCATTTCGGCGACGAATTCGTCTCGATCGGCTTCGTGGTGCATCTGAACTATCAGAACCCCTATTTGTCGCCCTTCGACGAGTTCCAGCGTTTCAAGCAGCACCCGGTGGTGCGCGAACATCTGGAAGGCGGTCAACGCATCTCCTACGGCGCGCGGGCCATCACCGAAGGCGGCTATCAGTCTGTGCCGAAGCTCAGCTTCCCCGGCGGGGCGCTGATCGGCTGCTCGGCGGGCTTCGTCAATGTGCCGCGCATCAAGGGCAGTCACAACGCGATCAAGAGCGCCATACTGGCCGCCGATGCCGCGTGGAAAGCGATTTCGGCGGGCGAGGAAGCCAAGACGCTGGAAGGCTACGATAAGGCCTATCAAAAGTCGGATATCGCCCGGGAACTGAAGCGGGTGCGCAACGTTAAACCCTTGCTCAGCCGCTACGGCACGACGCTGGGCATGGTGCTGGGCGGCATCGACATGACGGTCGTCAATCTCACCGGCGGCTGGTCGCCCTGGGGTACGCTGAGGCACGGCAAGTCGGACGCGCAATCGCTCAGGCCCGCCGCCGAGTTCAAGCCGATCCCTTATCCCAAGCCTGACGGCAAGCTCAGCTTCGACAAGCTGTCCTCGGTGTTTATCTCCAACACCAACCACGAGGAAGACCAGCCGGTCCATCTGCGCCTCAAGGACCCGGAGGTGCCCATCGCCATCAACCTGCCCAAATATGCCGAGCCGGCTCAGCGCTACTGCCCGGCGGGGGTCTATGAGGTGGTGGACGATAACGGCAAGCCGCGCTTCCAGATCAACGCCCAGAACTGCGTCCACTGCAAGACCTGCGACATCAAGGACCCGACGCAGAACATCGTATGGACGACGCCCGAAGGCGGCGGCGGCCCGAACTATCCGAATATGTAGGAAAAATCTCCTCCCTGTGCCGAAGGCATGGGGAGGTGGCAGGCGGCGAAGCAGGCTGACGGAGGGGGATTCCTCCTCTATTTCAAGAAGCTGTGGCCTTGATTTCTTTCGCGTCATCCCCCTCCGTCTGCTCGTTTCACTCGCACCCACCTCCCCATTGCTGTGCAACAGGGAGGAGATTTTTGTGTGCTCCCCGGAATTTGACGTTTTTGAAAGGGATGTTCTTCGATAAGGACTTGATCCTGCCGGATTTCGTGCGTTCACTGGAACCGAAATTGTGCCCGAAACTGTGAAGGCCCTGCCATGAAGACCCTGCTTGCCTCCGCTGCCGTCGCTTCGCTGCTCTGCCTGAGCGCGCCCGCATTCGCCGCGGATGCCGCCTATTCCAGCGCCTACGGCGACTATCTGGTCGGACGCATCGCGGCGGCGCAGGGCGATACCGAAACCGCCGCGCGCGCGTTGATGGCGGCGGCGGACGCCGACCCCGGCAATGCGCCTTTGCGTGAACGCGCCTTTCTTGCGGCGGTCCTCAGCGGCGATATGAGCTTCGCCCAGTCGCACCTGCCCAATAGCGGCGGGCGGCTGGCGCGCACGGTCGGCGCGCAGATCCGCGCCATTTCGCAGATCCGCGAAGGCAAGGCGAAAGACGCCATCGCCGTCATCGAAGCGTCGGAAAAGGCCGGCGCGACCGACCGCGCCACGGTCCTGCTCAAGCCGCTGTCCTACGCCGCCGCGCGTCAGTGGGACAAGGCCATCGACCCGGCGCTCGAAGCCCAACTGACTGCCGAATCGACGCCCAACAAGGACCGTCTGGTCCTTTTCCTCCAAGCCGCCAATCAGGCGCGTCTGCTGGAATTGAAAGGCCGCAATGCCGAGGCCGAGGCGATTTTCAAGATCATCTGCCAGCCCGGTCCGGCCAGCGTCCTGTTCGGGCCCTATTACGGCGCCTTCCTCGAACAGCGCGGCCGTAAGGACGAGGCGCGCAAGCTGTACACCGACATTCTGGCCGTGTCCGAGGACCGGCTGGTGCGTCAGCGCATTGAAGCGCTGGACGCCAAGGGTTACCGCAAGCCGAAAAAGCCCGATGTGCGCCTGATCATGGCCGACAGCCTGTTCCTGTCCGGCACGCTCTATGCCTCCGAACAGCAGGCCGAAATGGCGCTGGCCACACTGCGTCTGGCGCAGTTCGCCGCGCCGGAAACCGCGACCGCCGCGCCGACGATCGACCGTACGCGGCTTCTGGCCGGGCAGGTGCTGATGCGCATGAAGGACGTTCAGGCGGCGCAGACCGAGTGGGCTTCGATCGAGCCGTCCTCGCCCTTCTATCGCGAAGCGCAGGTCCGCGCCGCCTGGAGCCTCAAGGAGGCCGGCGATCTCGATGGGGCCGAGGCCCTGTTCACCGAACTGAGCGCCGCCGACCCCAAGGACATCGGCCTGACGGTCGAGCGCGCGCGTCTGCTGTGGCAGAAGGACGATACGGCGGGCGCCATCAAGCTGATGGAAGCCTATACGGCTGCCTATGGCGACGCCGATTTCGGATGGGAAACCTGGTTCACCGCGGCGGTGCTTTATCAGGCGGCCGGCGACTGGGATAAGGCCAGGACGGCGGCACAGCGTGGTCTGGCGCTTGAGCCGGACAGCTCAGAACTGTTGAATTTGCTCGGTTATGGCATGATCGACCGCAACGAGAACGTCGCCGAGGGCATGGCTATGATCCGCAAGGCGCTCGACAAGGCGCCGCGTTCGGGGGCGATCATGGATTCGCTGGGCTGGGGCTACTACAAGCAGGGTCAGTATGCCGAGGCGCTGGAATGGATCGAGAAGGCCATTGCCGTCGAACCCGCCGATCCGGAAATCACCGACCATCTGGGCGACGTCTATCAGAAGCTGGGCCGCACGATCGAAGCCAGGTACCAGTGGGCGCGCGTCCTGACGCTGGAGGCCGACGACCGGCAGAAGGCCGCCGCACAGGGGAAACTCGACGCCGCCAAGATGAGTGAAGATGGGGCGCGTGATGCCAAGGCGATTGCCGAGGCCGAGGCCAAGCCGGCCAAAACGAAGAAATGAGCCTGTCGCGCCTGGCGCCGGCCAAGGTCAATCTCTACCTGCACGTCGCGCGTCCGGACGTGCGCGGCTATCACCCGTTGCGCAGTCTGGTGGTCTTTGCCGACTATGGCGACGAGGTGCGCCTGAGGCCGGGCGAGGGGCGATTGTTCATTGACGGTCCGTTCGGGCAGGGGCTGAGCACCAGTGAGGACAATCTGGTGTTCAAGGCCGTGCGCCGATTCGAGGCGGCAACAGGCATCCGCGTGGATCGGCACGATTTTTACCTGACCAAGAACCTGCCTCTGGCCTCCGGCGTGGGGGGCGGCAGCGCCGATGCCGGGGCCGTGCTGCATCTGTTGCGGCAAGCCTGTGCGCCGGAGGTGAGCGACGACGTCTTGTCGGCCATGGCGGCGGAAACCGGCGCGGACGGTGTGATGTGCCTGTGGGCCGAGGCGTCGATTGCCGAAGGCTATGGCGAACGACTGACGCCTGTGACTGTGCCGACATTGCCCGCCGTGCTGATCAATCCGGGCATCGAATGTCCGACGCCGGCGGTGTTCAAGGCCTATGATGCGGCCGGGGATTTTGCGCCGATCGAAACGGAGTGGAGCGGCGGTAATCTGATCGACTATCTGCAGAGTACGCGTAGTGATCTGGAGCCGCCGGCCATTCGTCTGACGCCAGTGATCGGTGAGGTGCTGGTGGCCTTGCGCGCGCATCCTGAGACGCGGTTCGCGCGCATGTCGGGATCGGGCGCGACGTGCTTCGCCCTATGCGACACGGTGGGCGACGCGGAAGCGCTCGCGGTCAAACTGCGTGCTGAGTGGCCGAAAGCGTGGGTGCGGGCCTGTGCCCTGAGTTAGGCTATTTCTTCCGCGCGTTTGTTGCGCATGGCCTTTTCGACCTTCACCTGCGGGTCCTGCAAAAATTTGTGATAAGCCACGGAATCAGCGGGATAAAGCGCGATTTTCCCTGCGTGGTTATAGTGCGCCCCGAAGCCGTAGCTCTTGGTCAGGGGTGACGCCCGCATGCACGGATGTCCTTTCGACAGAAAGGCTGCGCGCGCCGCCTGATCCCCCTTGTCGATGCCGTTTTTCAGGCAATGCACGGTGAAGTTCAGGTCGTCGATCGTCAGTTCGTAGGGGTGTTCGGCCAGCAGGTCGTAATGTATCTGCGCCAGGGTCGGGGTACCGTCGCGGCGGGGCGGTTCGACCCCCATGCGATGTTTGGAATCTTCGGCGATGGCGATAAAGGTGTTGGTGATCATATCCTCGTCCCTGTTTTCTCGGCCTGTCTTTTTCGCGGCGTTTTTGTGGGCCGATAATACACCCGTTTCAGGCCGTCTTGAAGAGGCCACGCTGTCGCAGAATGAGGCAAAGAATCAATGCGGGAACCCCCGCCACCGCCGTACCGACGAAGAAGATCTGATAGGCGCCGAACAGGCCGTGCGCGGCCGTAAGGCCGTCAACGATCTGACCGGAAAAGCCTTTCAGCAGCTTGCCGGTCAGGTCGGCGGCTGAGTACATCAGCGCGAAGTGGGTAAGCGTATGCTCCTTCACCGTCAGCCGCGTCAAGAGGGCGATAAAGGCCGTTTCGGCTATGCCGTTGGCGATATTGTCGACGATCAGCGTGCCGCCGAACACCGACACCTCGCCCGGATAGCTGGCCATCAGGGCAAAACAGATGTTCGACAAGGGCCCGGTCACCGCCCCCAGCCAGAAGGCGCGCTCGATCCCCAGCCACAACAGGCAGGCCCCGCCCAGCGCCACCCCGGCGAACGATGCCGCCAGCCCAATGGTCGAACGCACATAGGCGATATCGGCATTGCTGAGGCCGGTGTCGCTGTAGAGCGGCCCGGCCACTGGCCCGATCAGATAGTCGGGCAGGCGGTAGAGCGCCACGGTCGCCAGCACCCACCACGCCAGTCCCGCGTGTTCCTGAAAAAAGCTTTTGAGCGGCACGACGACATAGGTGTCGAAGCTGTAGGGCACCTGCGGCGTCAGGGCTTCGGCGCGCGACGGCCGCGCGATCAGGGTTGCGGCCACACCGACCAGCATCAGCGCCGCCAGCCCGGTCACCGTGGCGGGCCAGCCATAGGTTTCCGCCGGGATGAGGATCAGCGAGCCGGAGACAATAGCCGCGACCTTATAGCCCAGCGAATAGAGGGTAGGGTTGAGGGCTTCGGCCGTCTGTCCTTCGGTCTGTTCGATGCGCCACGCGTGAATGGCGATTTCCTGCGATGCGGCGGAAAGCGCCAGCAGCAGGGTCACGGCGACAAAGGCCCAGATATTCCCCGTGGGGCCGATGGCCGCCATGCCGATCAGGCTGAGGATCACACCGCCCTGCGCCAGCAGGATGAAGGAGCGCCTTTGCCCCAGTCGCGCGTGCAGGACGGGCAGGCGCACCTTGTCCATCCATGGGGCCCACACGACCTTGAACCCGTAGAACAGGCTGATCCAGCCCATATAGCCGATGATCGTCAGGCTGATGCCTTCCTCGCGCATCCAGAAGCCGAGCGTCGCCCCGGTCATCAGGAAGGGCAGGCCGGCGGAAAAGCCGAGCACCAGCAGCAGCCAGGCGTTCGGGGTTTTCAGGGCAGCGAGGATGTCGCGAATGGTGGGTTTGGCTTTAGCCACGATGCTGTACCTTCAACCCCCTCTCCCTTGAGGGAGAGGGCTGGGGTGAGGGGGAGAGGGTGGGTTTCCCCCCTCATCCGGCCTTGCAGGCCACCTTCTCCCTCAAGGGAGAAGGAAAACTGAGCGATTCTCCGCAGGCTGAACAGGTTTTCTTTCCGCCTGAACCTTGCCTGCCCCCGCGCACCTCTCTATGTTCGCGCCCATTCTGGAGTCCGGCGTTTAGAACATGACCAAAGAGCCACTTTCCTTTCAGGATCTTATCCTGACCCTGCACCATTACTGGAGCGCGCAGGGGTGCGTGATCCTTCAGCCCTACGACATCGAAGTCGGCGCAGGCACCCTGCATCCCGCCACCGTCCTGCGGGCGCTGGGCAAGAAGCCGTGGAAGGCCGCCTATGTGCAGCCGTCGCGCCGTCCGGTCGATGGCCGCTACGGCGAAAACCCCAACCGCCTCCAGCACTATTATCAGTATCAGGTCATCCTCAAGCCGAATCCTGACAATCTTCAGGAACTCTACCTCGGCTCGCTGAAGGCCATCGGTCTGGACACCGCCCTGCACGACATCCGCTTTGTCGAAGACGACTGGGAAAACCCGACCGTCGGCGCGTGGGGTCTTGGCTGGGAAGTGTGGTGCGACGGCATGGAAGTCACGCAGTACACCTATTTCCAGGGCGTCGGCGGCATCGAGGTCGATGTGGTGTCGGGCGAGCTGACCTACGGCCTTGAGCGTCTGGCCATGTATCTGCAGAACGTCGACAACGTCTACGACCTGAAATTCAACAATGACGGCGTGAAGTACGGCGACGTGTTCAAGGAGCAGGAACGTCAGTTTTCAGCCTTCAATTTCGAAGCGTCGGACGTCGAAACGCTCAAGCGCCAGTTCGAGGACATGGAGCGCACAGTCACGCGCATCCTCAACACCGAAAACAGCCTCGGTTACAAGCTGGTCCTGCCGGCCTACGACCACGTGCTCAAGGCCTCGCACCTGTTCAACCTCATGGACGCGCGCGGCGCCATCGCGGTGGCCGAGCGGCAATCCTACATCGGCCGCATCCGTGATCTGTGCAAGGCCTGCGCGCTCGAATGGGCTTCGCAAGAAGCCCATTCAGACGATGGTAAAAAGCAATGGGCGGCACAAGAAGAAGCTAGATAACACAAATGGCTCAGTTACTTATCGAACTTTTCTCCGAAGAAATCCCGGCGCGTATGCAGTTTCAGGCCGCACGCGACTTCGAGCGTCTGTTTGGCGACCGCGCCAAGGCGCAGGGCCTGACCTGGGACAGCCTCAAGGCCTATGTGGGTCCGCGCCGTCTGGCCCTGCACGTCGAAGGCCTGCCGCTGGCGCAAGCCGCCGTCACCGAGGAGGTCAAGGGCCCCAAGGAAAACGCCCCGGAGCAGGCTATGGCCGGTTTCCTGCGCAAGGTTGGATTGACGCAGGACCAGCTTGTATTGGAAAACGGCGTGTGGATGGCGCGCATCG
Encoded proteins:
- a CDS encoding MFS transporter, whose amino-acid sequence is MAKAKPTIRDILAALKTPNAWLLLVLGFSAGLPFLMTGATLGFWMREEGISLTIIGYMGWISLFYGFKVVWAPWMDKVRLPVLHARLGQRRSFILLAQGGVILSLIGMAAIGPTGNIWAFVAVTLLLALSAASQEIAIHAWRIEQTEGQTAEALNPTLYSLGYKVAAIVSGSLILIPAETYGWPATVTGLAALMLVGVAATLIARPSRAEALTPQVPYSFDTYVVVPLKSFFQEHAGLAWWVLATVALYRLPDYLIGPVAGPLYSDTGLSNADIAYVRSTIGLAASFAGVALGGACLLWLGIERAFWLGAVTGPLSNICFALMASYPGEVSVFGGTLIVDNIANGIAETAFIALLTRLTVKEHTLTHFALMYSAADLTGKLLKGFSGQIVDGLTAAHGLFGAYQIFFVGTAVAGVPALILCLILRQRGLFKTA
- a CDS encoding glycine--tRNA ligase subunit alpha, with translation MTKEPLSFQDLILTLHHYWSAQGCVILQPYDIEVGAGTLHPATVLRALGKKPWKAAYVQPSRRPVDGRYGENPNRLQHYYQYQVILKPNPDNLQELYLGSLKAIGLDTALHDIRFVEDDWENPTVGAWGLGWEVWCDGMEVTQYTYFQGVGGIEVDVVSGELTYGLERLAMYLQNVDNVYDLKFNNDGVKYGDVFKEQERQFSAFNFEASDVETLKRQFEDMERTVTRILNTENSLGYKLVLPAYDHVLKASHLFNLMDARGAIAVAERQSYIGRIRDLCKACALEWASQEAHSDDGKKQWAAQEEAR
- a CDS encoding DUF6157 family protein; translation: MITNTFIAIAEDSKHRMGVEPPRRDGTPTLAQIHYDLLAEHPYELTIDDLNFTVHCLKNGIDKGDQAARAAFLSKGHPCMRASPLTKSYGFGAHYNHAGKIALYPADSVAYHKFLQDPQVKVEKAMRNKRAEEIA
- a CDS encoding tetratricopeptide repeat protein translates to MKTLLASAAVASLLCLSAPAFAADAAYSSAYGDYLVGRIAAAQGDTETAARALMAAADADPGNAPLRERAFLAAVLSGDMSFAQSHLPNSGGRLARTVGAQIRAISQIREGKAKDAIAVIEASEKAGATDRATVLLKPLSYAAARQWDKAIDPALEAQLTAESTPNKDRLVLFLQAANQARLLELKGRNAEAEAIFKIICQPGPASVLFGPYYGAFLEQRGRKDEARKLYTDILAVSEDRLVRQRIEALDAKGYRKPKKPDVRLIMADSLFLSGTLYASEQQAEMALATLRLAQFAAPETATAAPTIDRTRLLAGQVLMRMKDVQAAQTEWASIEPSSPFYREAQVRAAWSLKEAGDLDGAEALFTELSAADPKDIGLTVERARLLWQKDDTAGAIKLMEAYTAAYGDADFGWETWFTAAVLYQAAGDWDKARTAAQRGLALEPDSSELLNLLGYGMIDRNENVAEGMAMIRKALDKAPRSGAIMDSLGWGYYKQGQYAEALEWIEKAIAVEPADPEITDHLGDVYQKLGRTIEARYQWARVLTLEADDRQKAAAQGKLDAAKMSEDGARDAKAIAEAEAKPAKTKK
- a CDS encoding 4-(cytidine 5'-diphospho)-2-C-methyl-D-erythritol kinase; this encodes MSLSRLAPAKVNLYLHVARPDVRGYHPLRSLVVFADYGDEVRLRPGEGRLFIDGPFGQGLSTSEDNLVFKAVRRFEAATGIRVDRHDFYLTKNLPLASGVGGGSADAGAVLHLLRQACAPEVSDDVLSAMAAETGADGVMCLWAEASIAEGYGERLTPVTVPTLPAVLINPGIECPTPAVFKAYDAAGDFAPIETEWSGGNLIDYLQSTRSDLEPPAIRLTPVIGEVLVALRAHPETRFARMSGSGATCFALCDTVGDAEALAVKLRAEWPKAWVRACALS
- a CDS encoding uracil-DNA glycosylase, which codes for MPNPQTIRELESYLSFLNDHELDDVYLDEPINRLLAENKSRSATPAAQNAQATVTPLPTSVRVNALRPESLRHFDLDLAVASATAVANTATTIDALYAALEAFPDIPLRYEGGKGVIRGRGAVPADLLIIGDVPDAEEDDALEAFQGKPGRLTDAALSALGLTERTCRLPGLFWRPTGGRPATEEDTRLTAPFMRRLIELAQPKALILCGTTAVRTVLDSADSVQKLRGKPHELALSSGAKTLVFVTFPPALLLRQPLAKKAFWADCLQATEGLG
- a CDS encoding electron transfer flavoprotein-ubiquinone oxidoreductase, which codes for MADAPERESMEYDVVIVGGGPAGLAAAIRLKQKAQAEGGDVSVALLEKGSEIGAHILSGAVIDPSGLTQLFPNWKDTKPEEGGAPLETAVTEDRFVYLGPQGALDISFLPMPSYMKNHGCYIGSLGNLTRWMAEQAEALGVEIYPGMACSEVLYDEAGAVAGVVAGVFGLDREGQPKGDYQPGLELRAKYTFLAEGVRGSLSQQVIKRFELDKDSDVQKYGIGIKELWKVPKDKHRPGFVQHTLGWPLDDKTGGGSFMYHFGDEFVSIGFVVHLNYQNPYLSPFDEFQRFKQHPVVREHLEGGQRISYGARAITEGGYQSVPKLSFPGGALIGCSAGFVNVPRIKGSHNAIKSAILAADAAWKAISAGEEAKTLEGYDKAYQKSDIARELKRVRNVKPLLSRYGTTLGMVLGGIDMTVVNLTGGWSPWGTLRHGKSDAQSLRPAAEFKPIPYPKPDGKLSFDKLSSVFISNTNHEEDQPVHLRLKDPEVPIAINLPKYAEPAQRYCPAGVYEVVDDNGKPRFQINAQNCVHCKTCDIKDPTQNIVWTTPEGGGGPNYPNM